In a genomic window of Streptomyces sp. NBC_01231:
- a CDS encoding EboA domain-containing protein, with protein sequence MTRAHAHPASEAVGIQGTTLARTLPSDLHDQVVTALDEAAHAWLEQALGEAAARPRTNGPISVWELRLAEAGRRCGPEYADAVRVLILDAARADPDALSRVYAQGTAAERRAVLYALPHLVPGPEALPLVEDALRTNDTRLLAAAVGPYTARHLPAHAWRHAVLKCLFTGVPLAEVADLEHRARADTELARMLHDYVAERTAAGRPVPEDLRRVLALTGPTPTPPADPGTRGLDGKES encoded by the coding sequence ATGACCCGAGCGCACGCCCACCCGGCGTCCGAGGCGGTCGGCATCCAGGGCACCACCCTCGCCCGCACCCTGCCGTCCGACCTGCACGACCAGGTCGTCACCGCCCTCGACGAGGCCGCTCATGCCTGGCTGGAGCAAGCACTCGGCGAGGCCGCCGCCCGCCCCCGCACCAACGGGCCCATCTCCGTGTGGGAGCTGCGGCTCGCCGAAGCCGGACGCCGCTGTGGCCCGGAGTACGCCGACGCCGTCCGTGTCCTGATCCTCGACGCGGCCCGCGCCGACCCGGACGCCCTCTCCCGCGTCTACGCCCAGGGCACCGCCGCCGAACGCCGTGCCGTCCTGTACGCACTGCCCCACCTGGTGCCCGGACCCGAAGCGCTCCCGCTGGTCGAGGACGCCCTGCGCACCAACGACACCCGGCTCCTGGCCGCCGCCGTCGGCCCCTACACCGCCCGGCACCTGCCTGCCCACGCCTGGCGGCACGCCGTCCTGAAGTGCCTGTTCACGGGCGTGCCCCTGGCGGAGGTGGCCGACCTGGAGCACCGCGCCCGCGCCGACACGGAACTCGCCCGCATGCTCCACGACTACGTCGCGGAACGCACCGCCGCCGGCCGCCCCGTCCCCGAAGATCTGCGCCGCGTCCTGGCCCTGACCGGCCCCACGCCCACGCCGCCCGCCGACCCCGGCACCCGCGGCCTCGACGGCAAGGAGTCCTGA
- the eboE gene encoding metabolite traffic protein EboE, with translation MRFRHPDGSIVHLAYCTNVHPAETLDGVLAQLRDHCEPVRRRLGRDRLGIGLWLARDAAHALVSDPSALRRLRTELDRRGLEVVTLNGFPYQGFGAEEVKYRVYKPDWADPERLDHTTALARVLAKLLPDDVTEGSISTLPLAWRTAHDQRTAQAARTALLTLAERLDALEELTGRSIRIGLEPEPGCVVETTHDAITPLTAIAHDRIGICVDTCHLATSFEDPDTAVDALVEAGIPVVKSQLSAALHAEHPHLPEVRAALAAFDEPRFLHQTRTATAAGLRGTDDLGEALAGDTLPEGAPWRAHFHVPLHAAPAAPLTSTLPVLKTALTRLVGGPAPLTRHLEVETYTWQALPPELRPRGRAQLADGIAAELALARDLLTDLGLKELP, from the coding sequence ATGCGCTTCCGGCACCCCGACGGCAGCATCGTCCACCTCGCCTACTGCACCAACGTCCACCCCGCCGAGACCCTCGACGGCGTCCTCGCGCAACTGCGCGACCACTGCGAACCCGTGCGCCGCCGCCTGGGCCGCGACCGGCTCGGCATCGGTCTGTGGCTCGCCCGGGACGCGGCGCACGCCCTCGTCAGCGACCCGTCCGCGCTGCGGCGACTGCGCACCGAACTCGACCGACGCGGCCTCGAAGTCGTCACCCTCAACGGCTTCCCGTACCAGGGATTCGGCGCCGAGGAGGTCAAGTACCGCGTCTACAAACCCGACTGGGCCGACCCGGAACGCCTCGACCACACCACCGCCCTGGCCCGCGTCCTCGCCAAACTCCTCCCCGACGACGTCACCGAGGGCAGCATCTCCACCCTCCCGCTCGCCTGGCGCACCGCCCACGACCAGCGCACCGCGCAGGCGGCCCGCACCGCCCTGCTCACCCTCGCCGAACGCCTCGACGCCCTGGAGGAGCTGACCGGACGCTCCATCCGTATCGGTCTGGAGCCGGAACCCGGCTGCGTCGTCGAGACCACCCACGACGCCATCACCCCGCTGACCGCGATCGCACACGACCGGATCGGCATCTGCGTCGACACCTGCCACCTCGCCACCTCCTTCGAAGACCCGGACACCGCCGTCGACGCACTCGTCGAAGCCGGTATCCCCGTCGTCAAGTCCCAGCTCTCGGCCGCCCTGCACGCCGAGCACCCGCACCTCCCCGAGGTCCGTGCGGCCCTCGCCGCCTTCGACGAACCCCGCTTCCTGCACCAGACCCGCACCGCCACCGCCGCCGGCCTGCGCGGCACCGACGACCTCGGTGAGGCCCTCGCCGGCGACACCCTCCCTGAAGGGGCTCCCTGGCGCGCCCACTTCCACGTCCCCCTGCACGCGGCCCCCGCCGCGCCCCTCACCTCCACGCTCCCCGTCCTGAAGACCGCCCTGACCCGGCTCGTCGGCGGCCCGGCCCCCCTCACCCGCCATCTGGAGGTCGAGACCTACACCTGGCAGGCGCTCCCGCCCGAGCTCAGGCCACGCGGCCGGGCGCAGCTCGCCGACGGTATCGCCGCCGAACTCGCCCTGGCTCGCGACCTGTTGACCGACCTCGGCCTGAAGGAACTCCCATGA
- a CDS encoding inositol-3-phosphate synthase — protein sequence MSASVSAPRVGVWLIGARGSVATTVVAGCAAVTAGLRPPTGLATETPAFADSGLPPLDSLVFGGHDTVDCPLPKRAETLAAGGVLPPGLVEAVQAELAAADREIAPGGPLAGDTRSEEELIAAFAADLEDFVRRHGLARTVVVNVASTEPVATGQSLPPSSLYAAAALRAGCPYVNFTPSTGLHHPTLAARAATSGLPYAGRDGKTGQTLLRSVLGPMFAQRALAVRAWSGTNLLGGGDGAALADPAAAAAKNAGKERVLADTLGTVPEGDVHIDDVPVLGDWKTAWDHIAFDGFLGARMILQTIWQGCDSALAAPLVLDLARLTARAHEQGLTGPLSELGFYFKDPVGEGPAALGEQYAALLGFAERLRGGGSGPRPWPLHPRERAGEIPGPAADERGEA from the coding sequence ATGTCCGCGTCCGTTTCCGCACCACGCGTCGGTGTCTGGCTGATCGGCGCCCGCGGCTCCGTCGCCACCACCGTCGTGGCGGGCTGCGCCGCAGTGACCGCGGGCCTGCGCCCGCCGACCGGCCTGGCCACCGAGACCCCCGCGTTCGCCGACAGCGGCCTGCCGCCGCTGGACTCGCTGGTCTTCGGCGGCCACGACACGGTGGATTGCCCGCTGCCCAAACGCGCGGAAACGCTCGCGGCGGGCGGTGTTCTGCCGCCCGGCCTCGTGGAGGCGGTCCAGGCCGAACTCGCCGCCGCCGACCGGGAGATCGCCCCAGGCGGCCCGCTCGCCGGCGACACGCGGAGCGAGGAGGAACTCATCGCCGCGTTCGCCGCGGACCTAGAGGACTTCGTGCGACGACACGGACTGGCGCGGACGGTGGTGGTGAACGTCGCCTCCACCGAGCCTGTGGCCACCGGCCAGTCCCTGCCCCCGAGTTCGCTGTACGCGGCGGCCGCGTTGCGCGCGGGCTGTCCCTACGTCAACTTCACCCCCTCCACCGGACTGCACCACCCCACGCTCGCGGCCCGGGCGGCGACGAGCGGGCTGCCCTACGCGGGGCGCGACGGCAAGACCGGCCAGACGCTGCTGCGCTCGGTACTGGGCCCCATGTTCGCGCAGCGGGCCCTCGCCGTCCGCGCCTGGTCCGGCACCAACCTGCTGGGGGGCGGCGACGGAGCCGCCCTCGCCGACCCGGCAGCCGCGGCGGCGAAGAACGCGGGCAAGGAGAGGGTGCTGGCCGACACCCTCGGCACCGTCCCCGAGGGCGACGTCCACATCGACGACGTCCCCGTGCTCGGTGACTGGAAGACCGCCTGGGACCACATCGCCTTCGACGGGTTCCTCGGCGCCCGCATGATCCTCCAGACCATCTGGCAGGGCTGCGACTCGGCCCTGGCCGCCCCCCTGGTCCTCGACCTGGCCCGGCTGACCGCCCGGGCCCACGAACAGGGCCTGACCGGACCACTGAGCGAACTGGGCTTCTACTTCAAGGACCCGGTGGGCGAGGGTCCGGCGGCGCTGGGCGAACAGTACGCGGCACTCCTGGGATTCGCGGAGCGGTTGCGGGGCGGAGGCTCCGGTCCGCGTCCGTGGCCTTTGCATCCGCGGGAGCGGGCCGGGGAGATCCCGGGCCCGGCGGCGGACGAGCGGGGGGAAGCCTGA
- a CDS encoding UbiA family prenyltransferase codes for MRAGRAGAWAELLRLPALFTVPGDALAGAAAAGARADSRTLLAICSSLCLYEAGMALNDWADRAEDAAERPHRPLPSGRIRPTAALTAACALTGAGLSLAACAGRPALAVAAPLAATVWAYDLALKHTPAGPFAMATARGLDLLLGAAATTGTRGKDKARGTTRRTGTGGKPAAAVGTRGAAGAGRNTAPAAVPSAATSRVRRALPSAALLSTHTLAVTTVSRRETQGGSPLAPLGALATTALLTRLLAHPTTGPSGRPDGREGTRSGTLEPAAAGTLRTALATTLATSYATTAARPYFHATLNPSPPLTQRAVVGGIRAMIPLQSALAARSGATVTALLTAALAPLAARFARKVSVT; via the coding sequence CTGAGGGCCGGCAGGGCCGGCGCCTGGGCCGAACTGCTGCGCCTCCCGGCCTTGTTCACCGTCCCCGGGGACGCCCTCGCGGGTGCTGCCGCGGCAGGCGCACGAGCCGATTCCCGCACCCTGCTCGCCATCTGCTCCTCCCTGTGCCTGTACGAGGCGGGCATGGCCCTCAACGACTGGGCCGACCGGGCCGAGGACGCCGCCGAGCGTCCGCACCGTCCCCTCCCCTCCGGCCGGATCCGCCCGACCGCGGCCCTCACGGCAGCCTGCGCCCTCACCGGCGCGGGCCTGTCCCTGGCAGCCTGCGCAGGCCGACCCGCCCTCGCCGTGGCGGCTCCGCTGGCCGCGACCGTCTGGGCGTACGACCTCGCCCTGAAGCACACGCCGGCAGGCCCCTTCGCCATGGCGACAGCGCGTGGCCTCGACCTGCTGCTCGGCGCCGCGGCGACCACGGGAACGAGGGGGAAGGACAAGGCAAGGGGCACGACTCGTCGTACCGGCACCGGCGGGAAGCCCGCGGCGGCCGTCGGCACCAGGGGCGCGGCCGGAGCCGGAAGGAACACAGCGCCCGCCGCCGTACCGTCGGCCGCCACGAGCCGCGTGCGCCGAGCCCTGCCGTCCGCCGCCCTGCTGAGCACGCACACCCTCGCCGTCACCACCGTCTCGCGCAGGGAAACCCAGGGCGGCTCACCCCTGGCTCCCCTCGGCGCCCTGGCCACGACCGCGTTACTCACGCGACTCCTGGCACACCCGACCACCGGGCCGAGCGGCAGGCCCGACGGCAGGGAGGGCACCAGGTCCGGCACCCTCGAGCCCGCTGCCGCCGGCACCCTGCGCACCGCTCTGGCGACCACTCTCGCCACCTCGTACGCCACCACCGCCGCCCGCCCCTACTTCCACGCCACCCTCAATCCGTCACCCCCGCTCACCCAACGAGCCGTCGTCGGCGGCATCCGCGCCATGATCCCCCTCCAGTCCGCCCTCGCCGCCCGCTCCGGCGCGACGGTCACCGCGCTGCTCACCGCGGCCCTCGCCCCACTCGCGGCGAGATTCGCGAGGAAGGTGAGCGTCACATGA
- a CDS encoding sugar phosphate isomerase/epimerase produces the protein MNSQSLHPTDGAGPDAGALRFGYGTNGLADLRLDDALTLLADLGYDGVGLTLDHMHLDPLAPDLPARTRRLAHRLDQLGLTVTVETGARYVLDPRRKHGPSLLDPDPDDRARRVDLLIRAVRVAADLGAHAVHCFSGTTPTGTDEDTAWKRLAEALAPVLDAATKAGVPLAVEPEPGHLLATLADFHRLRRTLGDPEPLGLTLDIGHCQCLEPLPPADCVRAAAPWLRHVQIEDMRRGVHEHLPFGDGEIDFPPVLAALAATGYQGLTVVELPRHSHAGPHFAELSLPYLRHAAAPSQGSTP, from the coding sequence ATGAACTCCCAGTCCCTCCACCCGACGGACGGCGCGGGTCCCGACGCCGGCGCCCTCCGCTTCGGCTACGGCACCAACGGCCTCGCCGACCTCCGACTCGACGACGCCCTGACCCTGCTCGCCGACCTCGGCTACGACGGCGTCGGTCTGACCCTCGACCACATGCACCTCGACCCGCTCGCCCCGGACCTCCCGGCCCGCACCCGTCGCCTCGCGCATCGGCTGGACCAGCTCGGCCTGACGGTCACCGTCGAGACGGGCGCCCGCTATGTCCTCGACCCGCGCCGCAAACACGGGCCCTCCCTGCTGGATCCCGACCCCGACGACCGCGCCCGGCGCGTCGACCTGCTGATCCGCGCGGTCCGTGTCGCCGCCGACCTGGGCGCCCACGCCGTCCACTGCTTCAGCGGGACCACCCCGACCGGCACGGACGAGGACACGGCATGGAAGCGCCTGGCCGAGGCGCTCGCCCCGGTCCTGGACGCGGCCACCAAGGCCGGCGTCCCCCTCGCCGTGGAACCCGAACCAGGTCACCTCCTCGCCACCCTCGCGGACTTCCACCGGCTCCGCCGTACCCTCGGCGACCCCGAGCCTCTCGGCCTGACCCTCGACATCGGCCACTGCCAGTGCCTCGAACCGCTCCCGCCCGCCGACTGCGTACGCGCCGCCGCTCCGTGGCTGCGCCACGTCCAGATCGAGGACATGCGCCGCGGCGTCCATGAACACCTCCCCTTCGGGGACGGGGAGATCGACTTCCCGCCCGTGCTCGCCGCCCTCGCCGCCACCGGCTACCAGGGCCTGACCGTCGTCGAACTGCCCCGCCACTCCCACGCGGGCCCCCACTTCGCCGAACTCTCCCTTCCCTATCTCCGTCACGCAGCCGCGCCCTCACAAGGGAGCACCCCATGA
- a CDS encoding TatD family hydrolase, giving the protein MRLFDPHIHMTSRTTDDYEAMRAAGVRAVVEPSFWLGQPRTSPSSFFDYFDSLLGWEPFRAAQYGIAHHCTIALNPKEANDPRCVPVLDELPRYLVKDQVVAVGEIGYDSMTPAEDTALAAQLQLAADHQLPALVHTPHRDKLAGLRRTLDVIRESALPPERVLVDHLNETTVKEARDSGCWLGFSVYPDTKMDEERMVVILKEYGPEKVLVNSAADWGRSDPLKTRGVADAMLASGFGEDDVDQVLWRNPVAFYGLSGRLILDVPDTSGTHEGNSVLRGGE; this is encoded by the coding sequence ATGCGCCTCTTCGACCCCCACATCCACATGACGTCCCGCACCACCGACGACTACGAGGCCATGCGAGCCGCGGGCGTCCGGGCCGTCGTCGAGCCGTCCTTCTGGCTCGGCCAGCCCCGCACCTCGCCCTCCTCCTTCTTCGACTACTTCGACTCGCTGCTGGGCTGGGAGCCCTTCCGGGCCGCCCAGTACGGCATCGCCCACCACTGCACGATCGCCCTCAACCCCAAGGAGGCGAACGACCCGCGCTGCGTCCCCGTCCTCGACGAACTGCCCCGGTATCTCGTCAAGGACCAGGTGGTGGCCGTCGGCGAGATCGGCTACGACTCGATGACCCCGGCCGAGGACACCGCCCTCGCCGCGCAGCTCCAGCTCGCCGCCGACCACCAACTGCCGGCCCTGGTCCACACCCCGCACCGCGACAAACTCGCCGGCCTGCGCCGCACCCTCGACGTGATCCGGGAATCCGCCCTGCCGCCCGAACGGGTGCTGGTCGACCACCTCAACGAGACCACCGTCAAAGAGGCCAGGGACAGCGGCTGCTGGCTGGGTTTCTCCGTCTATCCCGACACCAAGATGGACGAGGAGCGGATGGTGGTGATCCTCAAGGAGTACGGCCCCGAGAAGGTGCTCGTGAACTCCGCCGCCGACTGGGGGAGAAGCGATCCCCTCAAGACCCGCGGCGTCGCCGACGCCATGCTGGCGAGCGGTTTCGGCGAGGACGACGTCGACCAGGTGCTGTGGCGCAACCCCGTCGCCTTCTACGGCCTCAGCGGCCGCCTGATCCTCGACGTGCCGGACACGTCCGGCACCCACGAGGGCAACTCCGTCCTGCGCGGCGGGGAGTGA